Proteins from a genomic interval of Chanos chanos chromosome 3, fChaCha1.1, whole genome shotgun sequence:
- the chrnd gene encoding acetylcholine receptor subunit delta, which yields MSESKPCDSFPECQGRNEEERLIHHLFKERGYNKELRPVENKDDTVTVYLALTLSNLISLKEVDETLLTNVWIEHGWTDYRLQWNVTEFDNITVLRLPPSMVWLPEIVLENNNDAQFQVAYYCNVLVSNDGYVYWLPPAIFRSSCSINVNYFPFDWQNCSLKFSSLTYNAKEISMHLKEDLDEDGKYYKVEWVIIDPEGFTENGEWEIIHKPARKNIHKNIPAESNKHQDITFYLIIKRKPLFYIVNIIIPCILISFLASLVYYLPADSGEKMTLSISVLLAQSVFLLLISQRLPETSMAVPLIVKYLMFIMVLVTIVVLNCVIVLNLHFRTPSTHVMSEWTKEFFLERLPRLLHMSHPADSGPSPTGALQRRSSSVGYIAKAEEYHSVKSRSELMFEKQSERHGLATRVTPAAVFTSNDDGEVSEQLYSEMKPAVEGANYIVKHMHEKNDYNEEKDNWSGIARTVDRLCLFLVTPVMTLGTIAIFLMGIYNHPPPLPFEDDPFNYLEESKRYI from the exons ATGTCCGAATCCAAACCGTGTGACTCATTTCCAGAATGTCAAGGCAGGAACGAGGAAGAGCGGCTTATCCACCACCTGTTCAAAGAACGCGGCTACAACAAAGAGCTCCGTCCAGTGGAAAACAAAGATGACACAGTGACGGTTTACTTGGCTCTCACACTTTCAAATCTTATCTCTCTT AAAGAAGTGGATGAAACACTACTGACAAATGTATGGATTGAACAT GGATGGACTGACTATAGACTGCAGTGGAATGTGACAGAATTTGATAACATTACCGTGCTACGTCTTCCTCCTAGTATGGTGTGGCTTCCAGAGATTGTATTGGAAAACAA cAATGATGCTCAGTTCCAGGTGGCATACTATTGCAATGTACTGGTCAGTAATGATGGTTATGTGTACTGGCTGCCCCCTGCAATTTTCAGAAGTTCCTGCTCCATCAATGTGAACTACTTTCCCTTTGACTGGCAGAACTGTTCACTCAAGTTTAG CTCCTTGACGTACAATGCAAAGGAGATCAGCATGCATTTAAAAGAAGATTTGGATGAAGACGGCAAGTATTACAAGGTGGAGTGGGTTATAATTGATCCTGAGGGCTTTACAG aaaatgGTGAGTGGGAGATTATTCACAAACCTGCTAGGAAGAATATCCATAAGAACATACCCGCGGAGAGCAACAAACATCAGGATATCACCTTCTACCTCATCATCAAGCGCAAGCCTCTGTTCTACATCGTCAACATCATCATTCCCTGTATTCTCATCTCCTTCCTGGCCTCTCTGGTCTATTACCTTCCTGCTGACA GTGGTGAGAAGATgactctgtctatctctgtatTACTGGCTCAGTCTGTCTTCCTTTTGCTGATCTCTCAGCGTCTACCGGAAACTTCCATGGCTGTCCCTTTAATTGTCAA GTACTTAATGTTCATCATGGTCCTGGTCACAATTGTGGTGCTGAATTGTGTGATTGTCTTAAACCTCCACTTCCGCACACCCAGTACCCACGTCATGTCAGAGTGGACCAAAGAG TTCTTTCTGGAGAGACTGCCCCGTCTGCTTCACATGTCCCATCCGGCCGACAGCGGACCAAGCCCGACCGGAGCGCTGCAGCGACGATCCAGCTCCGTAGGTTACATCGCCAAGGCTGAGGAATACCATAGCGTCAAGTCTCGCAGTGAGCTGATGTTTGAGAAACAGTCTGAGAGACACGGTCTGGCCACACGTGTCACGCCCGCTGCAG TCTTCACATCTAACGATGATGGAGAGGTCTCTGAGCAGCTGTACTCTGAGATGAAGCCTGCTGTGGAGGGAGCCAATTACATCGTCAAGCACATGCACGAGAAGAATGACTACAATGAG GAAAAGGATAACTGGAGTGGGATCGCCAGGACGGTGGACCGTCTCTGCCTGTTTCTGGTCACTCCGGTGATGACATTGGGAACCATCGCCATCTTCTTAATGGGCATCTATAACCACCCTCCCCCACTGCCTTTTGAAGACGACCCATTCAACTATTTGGAAGAGAGCAAGCGATACATATGA
- the camk2n2b gene encoding calcium/calmodulin-dependent protein kinase II inhibitor 2 — MSEVLPYNEGKMNGYGADSEVSQMTFSCRLQDTNSFFGTSQSKRPPKLGQIGRAKHVVIEDDRIDEVLKGMTDKSSSGV, encoded by the exons ATGTCTGAAGTGTTGCCATACAACGAGGGGAAAATGAATGGCTACGGGGCAGACAGCGAAGTCAGTCAAATGACATTCAGCTGTCGGTTGCAAGACACGAATTCGTTCTTCGGAACATCACAATCAAAGAGGCCACCAAAACTCGGACAGATTGGCAGAGCGAAACACG TGGTCATTGAAGACGACCGAATAGACGAGGTCCTAAAAGGAATGACAGACAAGTCATCCTCTGGCGTTTAA
- the LOC115806704 gene encoding carbohydrate sulfotransferase 1-like produces the protein MKPEQRVQRNLQPKKNHVLILTSTRCGSSFLGQLFNYHPDVFYLYEPVVNVKNSLHLHLQHETDRRQLLSSGRDVLRNLFKCNLYVLENYLNPPKKHILENLHRRGANKAFCSPPVCYALKHDMVSINESECVSKCGPLNLTLATDSCQGKGNVVIKEVFMTPRVDELRDLLEDSQLNLKVIQLVRDPRAILASRLAIRPPLKPYSSWRILNDHRRKQSDLTLQECGDFLRSVSVGLSWPQWLRGRYMVLRYEDLTQEPLQKLQEIYEFVGLSMDQKVMDWIEQNTKESEETTSNSQYSTKRNSSATAENWRKELSYAAVEHLQNICQKTLNILGYKLVRNPEELKNMSLSLIEDKQFMLH, from the coding sequence ATGAAGCCTGAACAAAGGGTGCAGCGTAATCTTCAACCAAAGAAGAATCACGTCCTCATCCTCACTTCCACTCGCTGTGGCTCATCTTTCCTTGGACAGCTTTTCAATTATCATCCTGATGTCTTCTACCTATATGAGCCTGTAGTTAATGTAAAGAATTCGCTGCATCTCCATCTTCAACATGAAACTGATCGTAGGCAACTGCTGTCTTCTGGTAGGGACGTTCTCCGAAACTTGTTCAAGTGTAACCTCTATGTTCTGGAGAACTACCTGAATCCCCCTAAAAAGCACATATTGGAGAATCTGCATCGCCGTGGGGCCAATAAGGCCTTTTGCTCTCCACCAGTGTGCTATGCCCTTAAGCATGACATGGTGAGCATTAATGAATCTGAGTGTGTCAGTAAGTGTGGTCCCCTCAATCTCACACTGGCAACAGATTCCTGTCAGGGGAAAGGTAATGTGGTCATCAAAGAGGTGTTCATGACACCAAGAGTGGATGAGCTCAGAGACTTGCTGGAAGACTCACAGTTGAACTTGAAGGTTATCCAGCTGGTTCGGGATCCCAGAGCCATCCTGGCCTCCAGGCTGGCTATTCGTCCTCCACTTAAGCCATACTCATCATGGAGGATCCTTAATGACCACAGACGCAAACAGAGTGACCTAACGCTTCAGGAGTGCGGTGACTTCCTCAGATCAGTCTCTGTTGGCCTGAGCTGGCCCCAGTGGCTGAGAGGAAGGTACATGGTGCTGAGATATGAGGACTTGACGCAAGAACCACTTCAAAAGTTGCAAGAGATTTACGAATTTGTGGGTTTGAGTATGGACCAGAAGGTGATGGACTGGATAGAGCAAAACACTAAGGAAAGTGAAGAGACCACGTCTAATAGTCAGTACAGTACAAAAAGGAACTCCTCAGCTACTGCAGAAAATTGGAGGAAGGAATTATCATATGCCGCAGTTGAACACTTGcaaaatatctgtcagaaaactCTAAACATCTTGGGCTACAAACTGGTCAGGAATCCAGAAGAACTCAAaaacatgtctctttctctaattGAAGACAAACAGTTCATGCTTCATTGA